Proteins encoded by one window of Cannabis sativa cultivar Pink pepper isolate KNU-18-1 chromosome 4, ASM2916894v1, whole genome shotgun sequence:
- the LOC115714625 gene encoding uncharacterized protein LOC115714625 translates to MGWFLRDGSSSSWKVGWTERTLASLSFPPLPLMAVVGIVVVLLSISSYANYRSHMHQTVIGFKIFLLFLPLLLIFLAKFVTKYGSVLVIRTPRTKREYFSSLSLFEGGNNNNNNNNNNNNNNNNNNNSPWGVAMVLVVVMVLISYKSYFHSKWWPPIWGSYY, encoded by the coding sequence atgggttGGTTTTTAAGAGACGGAAGCAGTTCGTCATGGAAAGTTGGGTGGACAGAACGAACCCTTGCCTCGTTAAGCTTTCCTCCTCTTCCATTAATGGCAGTAGTGGGAATCGTTGTCGTTTTACTCTCCATTTCGTCGTACGCCAATTACAGATCACACATGCACCAAACCGTTATCGGTTTCAAGATATTCCTCTTGTTCTTGCCTTTGCTGTTGATTTTTTTGGCTAAGTTTGTTACTAAATACGGCAGCGTTTTGGTGATTAGGACTCCAAGGACAAAGCGTGagtatttttcttctttgtctTTGTTTGAAGgtggaaataataataataataataataataataataataataataataataataataataattctccATGGGGTGTGGCTATGGTGCTTGTTGTAGTTATGGTTTTGATTTCTTATAAGTCTTATTTTCATTCCAAGTGGTGGCCTCCAATTTGGGGATCCTACTATTAG
- the LOC115714737 gene encoding BTB/POZ domain-containing protein At5g48800: MEKQQQQLSLAKSSRHRCSEWIFRDVPSDITLEVNGTTFSLHKFPLVSRSGRIRKLVAEHRDTDISKVELLNLPGGAETFELAAKFCYGINFEIMSTNVAQLCCVSDYLEMTEEYAKDNLGSRAEEYLDSIVCKNLEMCVEVLQQCESLLPLADELKIVCRCIDAIASKACAEQIASSFSRLEYSSSGRLHMNRQTKCEGDWWIEDLSVLRIDLFQRVITAMKCRGVRPESIGVSLVNYAQKELTKKSSLWNPSSQTKVDLVSGSNGQEKLVVETIVGLLPVEKLAVPITFLFGLLRSAVMLDCTIACRLDLERRIGSQLDIATLDDLLIPSFKHAGDTLFDVDTVHRILVNFSQQDDSEEEMEDASVFESDSPHSPSQTALFKVAKLVDNYLAEIAPDANLKLAKFLVIADSLPDHARTLHDGLYRAIDIYLKAHQGLPEPDRKKLCKLIDFQKLSQEAGAHAAQNERLPLQSIVQVLYFEQIRLRNSLCSSYGDEDGGVGGGGIPKPTTIHQSWRISSGALSAAMSPRDNYASLRRENRELKLELARLRMRLNDLEREHVCMKRDMEKSSSRKFMTSFSRKIGKLGFFGHSSSRGSSSPSKHSYRTDSKVIERTCASTD, translated from the exons ATGGaaaagcaacaacaacaactctcTCTGGCCAAGAGCTCAAGGCATCGTTGTAGTGAATG GATCTTCCGTGATGTTCCAAGTGATATTACATTAGAAGTTaatggaacaacattttcatTACACAAG TTCCCTCTTGTATCCCGAAGTGGTCGAATTCGAAAACTAGTAGCTGAACACAGAGACACAGACATATCAAAGGTTGAGCTTCTTAATTTACCAGGAGGAGCTGAAACATTTGAGTTAGCAGCCAAGTTTTGTTATGGCATCAACTTTGAAATCATGTCCACAAATGTTGCTCAGCTCTGTTGTGTTTCTGATTACCTCGAAATGACTGAAGAGTATGCTAAAGACAATCTAGGCTCAAGAGCTGAAGAATATCTAGACAGCATAGTATGCAAGAATCTTGAAATGTGTGTTGAAGTTCTTCAACAATGTGAGAGTTTGCTTCCTTTAGCAGATGAGTTAAAGATAGTATGTCGTTGTATAGACGCCATAGCCTCGAAAGCTTGCGCCGAGCAAATCGCTTCTAGCTTCTCTAGACTTGAGTACAGCAGCTCAGGGAGGCTTCATATGAACAGACAAACTAAATGTGAAGGTGATTGGTGGATTGAAGATCTTTCTGTTTTGAGAATAGATTTGTTTCAAAGAGTCATAACAGCCATGAAGTGTCGTGGGGTTAGGCCTGAGAGCATAGGTGTTTCACTAGTGAATTATGCTCAGAAAGAGTTGACAAAAAAATCAAGCCTTTGGAACCCTTCTAGCCAAACTAAAGTTGATCTTGTTTCAGGCTCAAATGGGCAAGAAAAGCTTGTGGTTGAGACAATTGTTGGCCTCTTACCGGTAGAAAAACTAGCTGTACCGATAACTTTCCTTTTCGGGCTTTTGCGTAGTGCTGTCATGCTTGATTGTACCATTGCTTGCAGGCTTGATTTGGAGAGAAGGATTGGATCACAGTTAGATATTGCTACACTTGATGATCTCCTAATCCCATCTTTTAAACACGCAGGGGATACTCTATTTGATGTTGATACAGTTCACAgaattttagtcaatttttctcAACAAGATGATAGTGAAGAAGAAATGGAAGATGCTTCTGTATTTGAATCTGATAGTCCTCACTCACCTTCTCAAACGGCATTGTTTAAAGTTGCCAAGTTAGTTGATAATTACTTAGCCGAAATTGCACCAGATGCAAATCTCAAGCTTGCTAAGTTTTTGGTCATTGCAGACTCTTTACCAGACCATGCTCGAACCTTACATGATGGACTATATCGAGCCATTGACATATACTTAAAA GCACATCAAGGATTACCAGAACCAGACAGAAAGAAACTATGCAAATTGATAGACTTTCAAAAGCTATCCCAAGAAGCAGGAGCTCACGCAGCACAAAATGAAAGACTCCCTCTCCAATCAATAGTCCAAGTTCTCTACTTTGAGCAAATAAGGCTAAGAAACTCTCTTTGCAGCTCTTATGGTGATGAAGACGGCGGTGTTGGTGGCGGTGGCATTCCCAAGCCAACTACCATCCACCAGTCATGGCGGATAAGCAGTGGCGCGCTCAGCGCAGCCATGTCTCCACGAGACAACTACGCCTCGCTGAGGAGGGAAAACCGAGAGCTGAAGCTGGAGCTGGCCCGACTAAGGATGAGGCTTAATGATTTGGAAAGAGAACATGTTTGTATGAAAAGGGATATGGAGAAATCAAGCTCTAGAAAGTTTATGACTTCTTTCTCTAGAAAGATTGGTAAACTTGGCTTCTTTGGACATAGTTCTTCAAGGGGTTCAAGCTCACCATCAAAGCATTCTTATAGGACTGATTCTAAGGTGATTGAGAGAACTTGTGCAAGCACAGATTAG
- the LOC115712016 gene encoding uncharacterized protein LOC115712016 — translation MDISSWFRRSLTRNNNSKSTKNSDLSDQPKQPHKFDDQILGVTDKLIDFVKSFTLDTFKNFPRSDDEEEKNGGDFPTTSGSVRSDLSEWQERHATLVLSKVKEISQLRYKLCPGYMKEHQFWGIYFALVKTHVAEYELHAKRLAKRREIALENGKPTDRSACEVEMSETNSANLPPSTP, via the exons ATGGACATTTCTTCCTGGTTTCGACGCAGTCTTACAAGGAACAATAACAGTAAAAGCACTAAAAACTCAGATCTTTCTGACCAACCAAAGCAACCACACAAATTTGACGATCAAATTCTCGGAGTCACTGACAAGTTGATCGATTTCGTCAAATCCTTCACCTTAGACACCTTTAAGAATTTTCCTCGTTCAG ATGACGAGGAAGAGAAAAATGGTGGAGATTTCCCAACAACATCGGGCAGTGTTCGAAGTGATCTTTCTGAATGGCAGGAACGGCATGCAACTCTTGTTCTCTCTAAAGTGAAG GAAATTTCACAACTTAGGTATAAGCTATGCCCAGGTTACATGAAGGAACATCAATTTTGGGGAATATATTTTgctcttgtaaagactcacgtGGCTGA ATACGAGCTTCATGCAAAAAGACTAGCTAAAAGGAGAGAGATTGCATTGGAGAATGGAAAACCAACGGATAGGAGTGCATGTGAAGTTGAAATGTCAGAGACAAATTCAGCAAATTTACCCCCTTCAACACCATAG